Proteins encoded in a region of the Anaerotignum faecicola genome:
- a CDS encoding glycogen debranching protein, with amino-acid sequence DVVSGAEERDIPDNQIRCNQIWAVSMNFSMLPPEKEKQVVETVAEKLYTPYGLRTLSEDDREFRPCYGGSQFDRDLAYHQGTVWVFPLGGYYLAYLKVHGYSEAAKAEVYRRLEVLEGAMREGCAG; translated from the coding sequence GGATGTGGTCTCCGGGGCGGAAGAACGTGATATCCCCGACAACCAGATCCGCTGCAACCAGATCTGGGCGGTTTCCATGAATTTTTCCATGCTTCCTCCGGAAAAAGAGAAACAGGTGGTGGAAACTGTGGCGGAAAAGTTGTATACTCCTTATGGACTGAGAACGCTGTCGGAGGATGACAGAGAGTTCAGACCATGTTACGGAGGCAGCCAGTTTGACAGGGATTTAGCGTATCATCAGGGTACGGTCTGGGTATTTCCGCTGGGCGGATACTACCTTGCGTATTTGAAGGTGCATGGATACAGCGAAGCTGCAAAAGCGGAGGTGTACCGCCGGCTGGAGGTTTTGGAAGGCGCCATGCGGGAAGGATGCGCCGGAC